Within the Bradyrhizobium cosmicum genome, the region AGCGCCGGGCGCGGTGATCTTGCCGTCGGCAACCGTCAGCAGCGAGCTTGCGGTCGGCTCGCAGGTGCCGCTCTTGGTGACGATGGTAACGTGCCAGTTGCCGTCATAGGGGCTCTGGGCGAAAGCGGGGACGGCGAGGGTGCCGGCGAAAACTGAAGCGGCACAGAACGCCGCGATGCGACCAAAACGCATAAAATCCGTCCTTCAATGTGTCTGATATTCTGACGCTTATTCGGGCGGAATGTGACGGAAATTTGTTGCGATGCCAAAGCGAAAATTGTTCCTTTCGGAACAATGGTTTATTTGCGTTTTTCGCTCCAATTTTTGAAGCAAAATCAACGCGGCTTCACGTTAAGGGTAAACGTCAGGAGAGACTCGGCGCGGAGGTCGCGAACTGCTCGTCCTGAGTCTTGGACGGCAGCGCCTTGTGGACCTTGGCATAATCGATCACGTCGGCCAGCAGCTTGAGCCCGAGCGGGGCGAGGGCGCGCTCCCACAGTTCCCGCGCGGTCTCGCCCTTCTTCACGAAGCACCACTCCTGGGCTGCGATCGCGCCAGCGTCCATGCGGTCGGCGAGGTGATAGATGGTGCCGCCGGCGATCGGATCGCCCTCCTTGATGGTCCACTCCACGGCGGCCTTGCCGCGGTGTCGCGGCAGCAGCGAGGGGTGGTAGCCGATCCCGCCGAGCCTGGCGGCGGCGAGCGCATCCTTGCCGATCCGGGCGTGGCTGTGGGCGGTGATGATCAGGTCGGTGTCGGGGGCGATCTCGGAGGCGACCACGAGCTTCGGATCGGCCTGCACCACCACCTCGATTCCGGCCGCCTTCGCGGTCGCAGCGAGGCGATCCTCGGCATCGGCCACCACGACGCGCACGATCGAGACGCCGTGTTCCCGGAGCATGTTCAGGGTGGTCACGCCGAAATGGCGGGAGCCGACAAGGGTAATGCGCATGGGTGTCCGATCCGTCTCGCAGCTGCGTCATCCTCCCGATAACACGTCCGCACGCCCTGTCACCACCCGCGCAGCGCTTGAGATTGTTATCAACAACGCGCCGGGGCTGGCTATTCGGGCGGGAGCCGCCGCCGCTCGATCGATATCGCCCTGACAGCGCCGATCGCAGTTGGCCGCTGACGTATTCTGTGTGACGGATTTGCGTTGCCGCGCGGCAACGCCCGGCATCAAATGTGCACGAGCCGGTTCCTGTGCCTTATTTTTAACAGAACGATGCCTTGGGTTCGGTTAGAAGGTGCCATCCGGGGCTGGCTACATTTCATTCCCGATCCGCTTTCGAACCCGGCTTTGGCCGCTGGCGCGATCACGCCAGCGGCTTTTTTCATAGCGCGCGCCACAAAATCACCTGACGGTAACGCGTTCTCAACCAGCTCGGCGTATCGACGAATCCGTCGCGGATTTGTATTGCGTACCG harbors:
- a CDS encoding formyltransferase family protein, coding for MRITLVGSRHFGVTTLNMLREHGVSIVRVVVADAEDRLAATAKAAGIEVVVQADPKLVVASEIAPDTDLIITAHSHARIGKDALAAARLGGIGYHPSLLPRHRGKAAVEWTIKEGDPIAGGTIYHLADRMDAGAIAAQEWCFVKKGETARELWERALAPLGLKLLADVIDYAKVHKALPSKTQDEQFATSAPSLS